Proteins co-encoded in one Inquilinus sp. Marseille-Q2685 genomic window:
- a CDS encoding extracellular solute-binding protein: MTASRYRADLAAMAAERFAAGHLDRRGFLAVLGALGVTPLLASGPAKAAAQEVVVVNFGGDAVPAWGKAWGDPFTKDSGLKVTVLGAEPTPGAIKAMIDSGNVVWDCTDADGFYLPILSKQGLIQPYDYSKVDKSKVRPEFTFEYGCAAYMYSTVNAFSLEKTGGKTPNGFKDYLNFKDFPGKRAIYKWLVGSLEAVLLGSGVEPDKLYPLDVQKAFAIIKDHRDQFLLWGGGAESQQLFREGEVTMGPIWCTRASVLDRDSGGKITWTWDHGIVAPGVLPVLAKNPAGPAVFDFIASTQVPERQVELLKLLGNGPANPAASAGLTPELQKIDCGYEPNYRRQIPIDSAWYAENYDTVQNDFLDLIAS, from the coding sequence ATGACGGCATCCCGATATCGCGCGGATCTCGCGGCCATGGCGGCGGAGCGGTTCGCGGCAGGGCATCTCGACCGGCGCGGCTTCCTGGCCGTGCTCGGCGCGCTCGGCGTCACGCCGCTGCTCGCCTCCGGCCCGGCGAAGGCCGCGGCACAGGAGGTGGTGGTGGTCAATTTCGGCGGCGACGCCGTGCCGGCCTGGGGCAAGGCCTGGGGCGACCCTTTCACCAAGGACAGCGGCCTCAAGGTCACGGTGCTGGGCGCCGAGCCGACGCCCGGCGCGATCAAGGCGATGATCGACAGCGGCAACGTGGTGTGGGACTGCACCGACGCCGACGGCTTCTACCTGCCGATCCTGAGCAAGCAGGGGCTGATCCAGCCCTACGACTATTCCAAGGTCGACAAGTCGAAGGTGCGGCCGGAATTCACCTTCGAATACGGTTGCGCCGCCTACATGTACTCGACCGTCAACGCCTTCAGCCTGGAGAAGACCGGCGGCAAGACGCCGAACGGCTTCAAGGACTACCTCAACTTCAAGGACTTCCCGGGCAAGCGCGCCATCTACAAATGGCTGGTCGGGTCGCTGGAGGCGGTGCTGCTGGGGTCGGGGGTCGAGCCGGACAAGCTGTACCCGCTCGACGTCCAGAAGGCCTTCGCCATCATCAAGGACCACCGCGACCAGTTCCTGCTGTGGGGCGGCGGGGCAGAAAGCCAGCAGCTGTTCCGCGAGGGCGAGGTGACGATGGGCCCGATCTGGTGCACCCGCGCCTCGGTGCTGGACCGGGATTCCGGCGGCAAGATCACCTGGACCTGGGACCACGGCATCGTCGCGCCGGGCGTGCTGCCGGTATTGGCGAAGAACCCGGCCGGGCCGGCGGTGTTCGACTTCATCGCCTCGACCCAGGTGCCGGAGCGGCAGGTCGAGCTGCTGAAGCTGCTCGGCAACGGCCCGGCCAACCCGGCCGCCAGCGCCGGCCTGACGCCCGAACTGCAGAAGATCGATTGCGGCTACGAGCCGAACTATCGCCGGCAGATCCCGATCGACAGCGCCTGGTATGCCGAGAACTACGACACCGTGCAGAACGACTTCCTCGACCTGATCGCGAGCTGA
- a CDS encoding ABC transporter ATP-binding protein — MRATRSQAPSSQAAPGAHGLVLTRLSRRYGPVRAVDDVSLDIPGGEFLTLLGPSGSGKTTLLMMIAGFVAPSAGRIAVDDRDVTAVPPEKRNFGMVFQGYALFPHMTVAENIAYPLKVRGVKRAEIAARVAGAVARVRLDGFDDRYPRQLSGGQQQRVAVARALVFDPGIVLFDEPLGALDRQLRAEMQLELKTLHRDLGATFILVTHDQDEALSMADRVAVMNRGRLVQAGAPDELYERPRTRFVAEFLGKSNCIAGRIAGRDGGLIRLETGGAAVLHRGASAPAQGRGVLLALRPEKLRVAAQEPRDMPNRVRGRVLDIAYLGATRQVVVGTDAFGPLTATGFAWEAAPDLGLGAAAWVGWAPEATVLIEDEADDSSA, encoded by the coding sequence ATGCGGGCCACCCGATCGCAGGCGCCATCCTCCCAGGCCGCGCCGGGGGCGCACGGCCTGGTGCTGACCCGGCTGTCTCGCCGCTACGGCCCGGTCCGCGCCGTCGACGACGTGTCGCTGGACATCCCGGGCGGCGAGTTCCTGACGCTGCTCGGCCCCTCCGGCTCCGGCAAGACCACGCTGCTGATGATGATCGCCGGCTTCGTCGCGCCCAGCGCCGGCCGGATCGCGGTCGACGACCGCGACGTCACCGCCGTGCCGCCGGAGAAGCGGAACTTCGGCATGGTGTTCCAGGGCTATGCCCTGTTTCCGCACATGACCGTGGCCGAGAACATCGCTTATCCGCTCAAGGTGCGCGGCGTGAAGCGGGCGGAGATCGCCGCCAGGGTCGCCGGCGCCGTCGCCCGGGTGCGGCTGGACGGCTTCGACGACCGGTACCCCCGGCAGCTCTCCGGCGGCCAGCAGCAGCGCGTCGCCGTGGCCCGGGCCCTGGTGTTCGACCCCGGCATCGTGCTGTTCGACGAGCCGCTGGGCGCGCTCGACCGCCAGCTGCGGGCCGAGATGCAGCTGGAGCTGAAGACGCTGCACCGCGACCTGGGCGCCACCTTCATCCTGGTCACCCACGACCAGGACGAGGCGCTGTCGATGGCCGACCGGGTGGCGGTGATGAATCGCGGCCGGCTGGTCCAGGCCGGCGCGCCGGACGAGCTGTACGAACGGCCGCGCACCCGCTTCGTCGCCGAGTTCCTGGGCAAGAGCAATTGCATCGCCGGCCGCATCGCCGGGCGCGACGGCGGGCTGATCCGGCTCGAGACCGGCGGCGCCGCGGTGCTGCATCGCGGTGCCTCGGCGCCGGCCCAGGGCCGCGGCGTGCTGCTGGCACTGCGGCCGGAGAAGCTGCGGGTCGCGGCGCAAGAGCCGCGCGACATGCCCAACCGGGTGCGTGGGCGGGTGTTGGACATCGCCTATCTCGGCGCCACAAGGCAGGTGGTGGTCGGCACCGACGCCTTCGGCCCGCTGACCGCGACCGGCTTCGCCTGGGAGGCGGCGCCGGACCTCGGTCTCGGCGCCGCCGCCTGGGTCGGCTGGGCACCCGAGGCCACCGTTCTGATCGAAGACGAAGCCGACGACAGCTCGGCCTGA